The Ascaphus truei isolate aAscTru1 chromosome 3, aAscTru1.hap1, whole genome shotgun sequence genome includes a region encoding these proteins:
- the LOC142490667 gene encoding uncharacterized protein LOC142490667, with protein sequence MWDTIVIGVNACGNHVRDKRNCHKRFDDIRSKLKKKIQHQRVHATGTGGGPTPQRLILSPLEELLRAKLLPVVVEGLPGDRDIGIYPSQFPPVAPEGHVSPETEQVSSPGSASSTHLEEHDEEDYDDDDDDDDAAATIDTQIQASDHEEVPIETVLPPNRPANTTYDAIVASEGKIVEAENRRHSDLMTVLERMIALQEETVSQLAHLHRVFIEVPKQLQKINTSFEALVVQQTQANYLRMTNVSQFNINTSQAGSVHAGQFSPNSSDLHSPALNKDQLNVLGRGLSFSKTCGPSSFQLFKDLHKFTRNITLKRHFLKHDRDLVSDKAAMVSSGDIKHNLSASESLALKTLRDDESLIIRQADKGGGVVVQNMCDYEKEALRLLNDTTSYVKLPKDPTAEYLRVLKALLDNAVALSVINTTEFAFLFSEFPRIPIFYHLPKIHKALVDPPGRPIVSDPNIQEAPVIGKKEKT encoded by the exons atgtgggacacaatagtcattggtgtcaatgcgtgtgggaatcatgtgagggacaagcggaattgtcacaagagatttgatgatattaggtccaaattgaaaaagaaaatacaacaccaacgcgtgcatgctactggcactggaggtgggccgacaccacaacgtctcatattaagtccattggaggagctgcttcgggcaaaattacttcccgtcgtcgtggaaggcttacctggtgaccgtgatataggaatttatccctcacaatttccaccag ttgcccctgaaggacatgtgtcacctgagacggaacaagtgtcttcacctgggtcagccagctcaacacacctagaag aacatgatgaagaggattatgatgatgatgatgatgatgatgatgccgccgccaccatagacacacaaatacaagcaagtgaccatgaagaggttccaattgaaactgttttaccgccaaatcgtccagcaaataccacatatgatgcaattgtagcttctgagggaaaaattgtggaagcagaaaatcgtcgccattctgacctgatgacagtgctggaaaggatgattgcactgcaggaagaaacagtttcacaattggcacatctccacagagtcttcattgaagtgcctaaacagttgcaaaaaatcaacacctcattcgaagcattagttgttcagcaaacacaagctaattacttgagaatgactaatgtatcacaattcaacatcaacacctcacaggcaggatctgttcatgctggccAGTTTTCACCAaattcatctgatcttcattcaccag CTTTGAACAAGGATCAATTGAACGTACTTGGAAGAGGTTTGAGTTTCTCCAAAACTTGTGGACCCAGCTCCTTCCAGCTGTTCAAAGATCTACATaagttcactcgcaatattaccctaaagagacattttctgaaacacgATAGGGATCTTGTTTCTGACAAGGCTGCAATGGTTTCT tcaggtgaTATTAAACACAACCTCAGTGCAAGTGAGTCCTTAGCCCTTAAAACTTTGCGTGATGACGAAAGCCTCattataagacaggcagataaaggtgggggcgtagtagtccaaaataTGTGTGACTACGAAAAAGAAGCTCTAAGGCTTCTCAACGATACAACGTCCTATGTAAAATTACCTAAGGACCCTACAGCTGAATATCTAAGGGTGCTTAAAGCACTATTAGACAACGCAGTAGCCCTGTCCGTCATCAACACAACAGAGTTTGCTTTTCTATTTTCTGAATTTCCTAGGATACCCATATTCTACCACCTGCCGAAAATTCATAAGGCTCTGGTTGACCCACCTGGACGcccaattgtgtcag acccaaATATCCAAGAAGCACCAGTCATTGGGAAGAAGGAAAAGACAtga